One Choloepus didactylus isolate mChoDid1 chromosome 8, mChoDid1.pri, whole genome shotgun sequence DNA window includes the following coding sequences:
- the COL2A1 gene encoding collagen alpha-1(II) chain isoform X2: MIRLGAPQTLVLLTLLVAAVLRCQGQDVRQPGPKGQKGEPGDIKDVVGPKGPPGPQGPAGEQGPRGDRGDKGEKGAPGPRGRDGEPGTPGNPGPPGPPGPPGPPGLGGNFAAQMAGGFDEKAGGAQMGVMQGPMGPMGPRGPPGPAGAPGPQGFQGNPGEPGEPGVSGPMGPRGPPGPPGKPGDDGEAGKPGKSGERGLPGPQGARGFPGTPGLPGVKGHRGYPGLDGAKGEAGAPGVKGESGAPGENGSPGPMGPRGLPGERGRTGPAGAAGARGNDGQPGPAGPPGPVGPAGGPGFPGAPGAKGEAGPTGARGPEGPQGSRGEPGTPGSPGPAGASGNPGTDGIPGAKGSAGAPGIAGAPGFPGPRGPPGPQGATGPLGPKGQTGEPGIAGFKGEQGPKGETGPAGPQGAPGPAGEEGKRGARGEPGGAGPIGPPGERGAPGNRGFPGQDGLAGPKGAPGERGSSGLPGPKGANGDPGRPGEPGLPGARGLTGRPGDAGPQGKVGPSGAPGEDGRPGPPGPQGARGQPGVMGFPGPKGANGEPGKAGEKGLPGAPGLRGLPGKDGETGAAGPPGPSGPAGERGEQGAPGPSGFQGLPGPPGPPGEGGKPGDQGVPGEAGAPGLVGPRGERGFPGERGSPGSQGLQGPRGLPGTPGTDGPKGASGPGGPPGAQGPPGLQGMPGERGAAGIAGPKGDRGDVGEKGPEGAPGKDGGRGLTGPIGPPGPAGANGEKGEVGPPGPAGTAGARGAPGERGETGPPGPAGFAGPPGADGQPGAKGEQGEAGQKGDAGAPGPQGPSGAPGPQGPTGVTGPKGARGAQGPPGATGFPGAAGRVGPPGSNGNPGPPGPPGPSGKDGPKGARGDSGPPGRAGDPGLQGPAGAPGEKGEPGDDGPSGPDGPPGPQGLAGQRGIVGLPGQRGERGFPGLPGPSGEPGKQGAPGSSGDRGPPGPVGPPGLTGPSGEPGREGSPGADGPPGRDGAAGVKGERGEAGPLGAPGAPGAPGSAGPAGPTGKQGDRGETGAQGPMGPAGPAGARGIAGPQGPRGDKGEAGEPGERGLKGHRGFTGLQGLPGPPGPSGDQGASGPAGPSGPRGPPGPVGPSGKDGANGIPGPIGPPGPRGRSGETGPAGPPGSPGLPGPPGPPGPGIDVSAFAGLGPREKGPDPLQYMRADEAAGNLRQHDVEVDATLKSLNNQIESIRSPEGSRKNPARTCRDLKLCHPEWKSGDYWIDPNQGCTLDAMKVFCNMETGQTCVYPNPANVPKKNWWSNKSKERKHIWFGETINGGFHFSYGDDNLAPNTANIQMTFLRLLSSEGSQNITYHCKNSIAYMDEAAGNLKKALLIQGSNDVEIRAEGNSRFTYNVLKDGCTKHTGKWGKTVFVYQSQKTSRLPIIDIAPMDIGGPDQEFGVDIGPACFL; encoded by the exons ATGATCCGCCTCGGGGCTCCCCAGACGCTGGTGCTGCTGACGCTGCTTGTCGCCGCTGTCCTTCGATGTCAGGGCCAGGATGTCC GGCAACCAGGACCAAAG GGACAGAAAGGAGAACCTGGAGACATCAAGGAT GTTGTAGGACCCAAAGGACCTCCCGGGCCTCag GGACCTGCAGGTGAACAAGGACCCAGAGGTGATCGTGGTGACAAAGGTGAAAAA GGTGCTCCTGGACCTCGTGGCAGAGATGGAGAGCCTGGGACCCCAGGAAACCCTGGCCCCCCTGGTCCTCCCGGCCCCCCTGGTCCCCCTGGCCTTGGTGGA AACTTTGCTGCCCAGATGGCTGGAGGATTTGATGAGAAGGCTGGTGGTGCCCAGATGGGAGTAATGCAAGGACCAATG GGCCCCATGGGACCTCGAGGACCTCCAGGCCCCGCCGGTGCTCCT GGGCCTCAAGGATTTCAAGGCAATCCTGGTGAACCTGGTGAACCCGGAGTCTCT GGTCCCATGGGCCCCCGTGGTCCTCCTGGCCCCCCTGGAAAACCTGGCGATGAT GGTGAAGCTGGGAAACCTGGAAAATCTGGTGAGAGAGGTCTTCCTGGCCCTCAG GGTGCTCGCGGCTTCCCAGGAACCCCCGGCCTTCCTGGTGTCAAAGGTCACAGA GGCTACCCAGGCCTAGATGGTGCCAAGGGAGAAGCTGGTGCTCCAGGTGTTAAG GGTGAGAGTGGCGCCCCTGGTGAGAACGGCTCTCCAGGCCCCATG GGTCCCCGCGGCCTGCCTGGTGAGAGAGGACGGACGGGCCCTGCCGGTGCTGCG GGTGCCCGGGGCAACGATGGTCAGCCAGGCCCTGCAGGGCCTCCG GGTCCTGTCGGTCCTGCTGGTGGCCCTGGCTTCCCTGGCGCTCCCGGTGCCAAG GGGGAAGCCGGCCCCACCGGTGCTCGTGGTCCTGAAGGCCCTCAAGGCTCTCGAGGCGAACCTGGCACTCCTGGGTCCCCTGGGCCTGCTGGTGCCTCT GGTAACCCCGGAACTGATGGAATTCCTGGAGCCAAAGGATCTGCG GGTGCTCCTGGGATTGCTGGTGCTCCTGGCTTCCCTGGACCCCGTGGTCCTCCTGGCCCTCAAGGTGCAACAGGTCCTCTGGGCCCGAAGGGCCAGACG GGTGAACCTGGCATCGCTGGCTTCAAAGGTGAACAAGGCCCCAAGGGAGAAACC GGTCCTGCTGGTCCCCAGGGAGCCCCTGGCCCTGCTGGTGAAGAAGGCAAAAGAGGTGCTCGTGGGGAGCCTGGCGGTGCTGGGCCTATCGGTCCCCCTGGAGAAAGA GGTGCTCCTGGCAACCGTGGTTTCCCAGGTCAAGATGGTTTGGCAGGTCCCAAG GGAGCCCCTGGAGAGCGAGGGTCCAGTGGCCTTCCTGGCCCCAAGGGTGCCAACGGTGACCCTGGCCGTCCTGGAGAACCTGGCCTTCCTGGAGCCCGG GGTCTCACTGGTCGCCCTGGTGATGCTGGTCCTCAAGGCAAAGTCGGTCCTTCT GGAGCCCCTGGTGAAGATGGCCGCCCTGGTCCTCCTGGTCCTCAGGGGGCTCGAGGGCAGCCTGGTGTCATGGGTTTCCCTGGTCCCAAAGGTGCCAAT GGTGAACCTGGCAAAGCTGGTGAGAAGGGACTGCCTGGTGCTCCTGGTCTGAGA GGTCTTCCTGGCAAAGATGGTGAGACAGGAGCTGCGGGACCACCCGGACCCTCT GGACCTGCTGGTGAACGAGGCGAACAGGGTGCTCCTGGGCCATCTGGGTTCCAG GGACTTCCTGGCCCTCCTGGTCCCCCAGGTGAAGGTGGAAAGCCAGGTGATCAG GGTGTTCCTGGTGAAGCTGGAGCCCCTGGCCTCGTGGGTCCCAGG GGTGAGCGAGGTTTCCCAGGTGAACGTGGCTCTCCTGGATCCCAGGGACTCCAGGGTCCCCGAGGCCTCCCTGGCACTCCCGGCACTGACGGCCCCAAG ggcGCATCTGGACCAGGCGGCCCCCCTGGAGCTCAGGGCCCCCCAGGTCTGCAGGGGATGCCCGGTGAGAGGGGAGCAGCTGGCATCGCCGGGCCCAAGGGAGACAGG GGTGACGTTGGTGAGAAAGGCCCTGAGGGAGCCCCCGGGAAGGACGGTGGAAGA GGTCTGACGGGTCCCATCGGCCCCCCTGGCCCAGCTGGTGCTaatggtgagaag GGAGAAGTTGGCCCTCCTGGCCCGGCGGGAACTGCTGGTGCTCGTGGCGCCCCG GGTGAACGTGGAGAGACCGGACCTCCCGGCCCCGCTGGATTCGCTGGTCCTCCC GGTGCTGATGGCCAGCCTGGTGCCAAGGGCGAGCAAGGAGAGGCTGGCCAGAAAGGCGATGCTGGTGCCCCCGGTCCTCAGGGCCCCTCGGGAGCACCCGGGCCCCAG gGTCCCACTGGAGTGACTGGTCCTAAAGGAGCCCGAGGTGCTCAAGGCCCCCCG GGAGCCACCGGATTCCCTGGAGCTGCTGGCCGCGTCGGACCCCCAGGCTCCAAT GGTAACCCCGGACCCCCTGGTCCTCCTGGTCCTTCTGGAAAAGATGGTCCCAAAGGCGCTCGAGGAGACAGCGGCCCCCCTGGCCGAGCTGGTGACCCTGGCCTCCAAGGTCCTGCTGGAGCCCCTGGCGAGAAGGGAGAGCCTGGAGACGATGGTCCCTCT GGTCCCGATGGTCCTCCAGGTCCCCAGGGTCTGGCTGGTCAGAGGGGCATCGTTGGTCTGCCGGGGCAGCGTGGTGAGAGAGGATTCCCCGGCTTGCCTGGCCCATCG GGCGAGCCTGGCAAGCAGGGAGCTCCTGGTTCGTCTGGTGACCGTGGTCCGCCTGGCCCTGTGGGACCTCCTGGCCTGACTGGTCCCTCAGGGGAACCTGGGCGAGAG GGAAGCCCTGGTGCTGACGGCCCTCCTGGCAGAGACGGTGCAGCTGGAGTCAAG GGTGAGCGTGGTGAGGCTGGTCCCCTCGGTGCTCCTGGAGCCCCTGGAGCCCCTGGCTCTGCTGGTCCCGCCGGCCCAACTGGCAAGCAGGGAGACCGAGGAGAAACC GGTGCACAAGGCCCCATGGGACCCGCAGGACCGGCTGGAGCCCGAGGAATCGCT GGCCCTCAAGGCCCCCGAGGTGACAAAGGAGAAGCTGGAGAGCCTGGAGAGAGGGGACTGAAGGGACACCGTGGCTTCACTGGCCTGCAGGGTCTGCCCGGCCCTCCT GGTCCTTCTGGAGATCAAGGTGCTTCTGGTCCCGCTGGTCCTTCTGGCCCTAGA GGTCCGCCTGGCCCTGTGGGTCCGTCTGGTAAAGATGGCGCTAATGGAATCCCTGGCCCTATTGGACCTCCTGGTCCCCGTGGACGTTCAGGCGAAACCGGCCCTGCT GGTCCTCCTGGAAGCCCCGGACTCCCTGGCCCTCCAGGCccccctggccctggcatcgacgTGTCGGCCTTTGCTGGCCTCGGCCCGAGAGAGAAGGGCCCCGACCCCCTGCAGTACATGCGGGCTGACGAGGCAGCTGGCAACCTGAGACAGCACGACGTGGAGGTGGATGCCACACTCAAGTCCCTCAACAACCAGATCGAGAGCATCCGCAGCCCCGAGGGCTCCCGCAAGAACCCTGCTCGCACCTGCCGGGACCTGAAACTCTGCCACCCTGAGTGGAAGAGCG GAGACTACTGGATTGACCCCAACCAGGGCTGCACCTTGGATGCCATGAAAGTTTTCTGCAACATGGAGACGGGCCAGACCTGCGTGTACCCCAACCCAGCGAACGTTCCCAAGAAGAACTGGTGGAGCAACAAGAGCAAGGAGAGGAAACATATCTGGTTTGGAGAAACCATCAACGGTGGCTTCCAT
- the COL2A1 gene encoding collagen alpha-1(II) chain isoform X1, with translation MIRLGAPQTLVLLTLLVAAVLRCQGQDVQEAGSCEQDGQRYNDKDVWKPEPCRICVCDTGTVLCDNIICEDMKDCLSPEIPFGECCPICPTDLTTASGQPGPKGQKGEPGDIKDVVGPKGPPGPQGPAGEQGPRGDRGDKGEKGAPGPRGRDGEPGTPGNPGPPGPPGPPGPPGLGGNFAAQMAGGFDEKAGGAQMGVMQGPMGPMGPRGPPGPAGAPGPQGFQGNPGEPGEPGVSGPMGPRGPPGPPGKPGDDGEAGKPGKSGERGLPGPQGARGFPGTPGLPGVKGHRGYPGLDGAKGEAGAPGVKGESGAPGENGSPGPMGPRGLPGERGRTGPAGAAGARGNDGQPGPAGPPGPVGPAGGPGFPGAPGAKGEAGPTGARGPEGPQGSRGEPGTPGSPGPAGASGNPGTDGIPGAKGSAGAPGIAGAPGFPGPRGPPGPQGATGPLGPKGQTGEPGIAGFKGEQGPKGETGPAGPQGAPGPAGEEGKRGARGEPGGAGPIGPPGERGAPGNRGFPGQDGLAGPKGAPGERGSSGLPGPKGANGDPGRPGEPGLPGARGLTGRPGDAGPQGKVGPSGAPGEDGRPGPPGPQGARGQPGVMGFPGPKGANGEPGKAGEKGLPGAPGLRGLPGKDGETGAAGPPGPSGPAGERGEQGAPGPSGFQGLPGPPGPPGEGGKPGDQGVPGEAGAPGLVGPRGERGFPGERGSPGSQGLQGPRGLPGTPGTDGPKGASGPGGPPGAQGPPGLQGMPGERGAAGIAGPKGDRGDVGEKGPEGAPGKDGGRGLTGPIGPPGPAGANGEKGEVGPPGPAGTAGARGAPGERGETGPPGPAGFAGPPGADGQPGAKGEQGEAGQKGDAGAPGPQGPSGAPGPQGPTGVTGPKGARGAQGPPGATGFPGAAGRVGPPGSNGNPGPPGPPGPSGKDGPKGARGDSGPPGRAGDPGLQGPAGAPGEKGEPGDDGPSGPDGPPGPQGLAGQRGIVGLPGQRGERGFPGLPGPSGEPGKQGAPGSSGDRGPPGPVGPPGLTGPSGEPGREGSPGADGPPGRDGAAGVKGERGEAGPLGAPGAPGAPGSAGPAGPTGKQGDRGETGAQGPMGPAGPAGARGIAGPQGPRGDKGEAGEPGERGLKGHRGFTGLQGLPGPPGPSGDQGASGPAGPSGPRGPPGPVGPSGKDGANGIPGPIGPPGPRGRSGETGPAGPPGSPGLPGPPGPPGPGIDVSAFAGLGPREKGPDPLQYMRADEAAGNLRQHDVEVDATLKSLNNQIESIRSPEGSRKNPARTCRDLKLCHPEWKSGDYWIDPNQGCTLDAMKVFCNMETGQTCVYPNPANVPKKNWWSNKSKERKHIWFGETINGGFHFSYGDDNLAPNTANIQMTFLRLLSSEGSQNITYHCKNSIAYMDEAAGNLKKALLIQGSNDVEIRAEGNSRFTYNVLKDGCTKHTGKWGKTVFVYQSQKTSRLPIIDIAPMDIGGPDQEFGVDIGPACFL, from the exons ATGATCCGCCTCGGGGCTCCCCAGACGCTGGTGCTGCTGACGCTGCTTGTCGCCGCTGTCCTTCGATGTCAGGGCCAGGATGTCC AGGAGGCTGGCAGCTGTGAGCAGGATGGGCAGAGGTATAATGATAAGGATGTGTGGAAGCCTGAGCCCTGCCGGATCTGTGTCTGTGACACTGGGACTGTCCTCTGCGACAACATAATCTGTGAAGACATGAAAGACTGCCTCAGCCCCGAGATCCCCTTCGGAGAGTGCTGCCCCATCTGCCCAACTGATCTCACCACTGCCAGTG GGCAACCAGGACCAAAG GGACAGAAAGGAGAACCTGGAGACATCAAGGAT GTTGTAGGACCCAAAGGACCTCCCGGGCCTCag GGACCTGCAGGTGAACAAGGACCCAGAGGTGATCGTGGTGACAAAGGTGAAAAA GGTGCTCCTGGACCTCGTGGCAGAGATGGAGAGCCTGGGACCCCAGGAAACCCTGGCCCCCCTGGTCCTCCCGGCCCCCCTGGTCCCCCTGGCCTTGGTGGA AACTTTGCTGCCCAGATGGCTGGAGGATTTGATGAGAAGGCTGGTGGTGCCCAGATGGGAGTAATGCAAGGACCAATG GGCCCCATGGGACCTCGAGGACCTCCAGGCCCCGCCGGTGCTCCT GGGCCTCAAGGATTTCAAGGCAATCCTGGTGAACCTGGTGAACCCGGAGTCTCT GGTCCCATGGGCCCCCGTGGTCCTCCTGGCCCCCCTGGAAAACCTGGCGATGAT GGTGAAGCTGGGAAACCTGGAAAATCTGGTGAGAGAGGTCTTCCTGGCCCTCAG GGTGCTCGCGGCTTCCCAGGAACCCCCGGCCTTCCTGGTGTCAAAGGTCACAGA GGCTACCCAGGCCTAGATGGTGCCAAGGGAGAAGCTGGTGCTCCAGGTGTTAAG GGTGAGAGTGGCGCCCCTGGTGAGAACGGCTCTCCAGGCCCCATG GGTCCCCGCGGCCTGCCTGGTGAGAGAGGACGGACGGGCCCTGCCGGTGCTGCG GGTGCCCGGGGCAACGATGGTCAGCCAGGCCCTGCAGGGCCTCCG GGTCCTGTCGGTCCTGCTGGTGGCCCTGGCTTCCCTGGCGCTCCCGGTGCCAAG GGGGAAGCCGGCCCCACCGGTGCTCGTGGTCCTGAAGGCCCTCAAGGCTCTCGAGGCGAACCTGGCACTCCTGGGTCCCCTGGGCCTGCTGGTGCCTCT GGTAACCCCGGAACTGATGGAATTCCTGGAGCCAAAGGATCTGCG GGTGCTCCTGGGATTGCTGGTGCTCCTGGCTTCCCTGGACCCCGTGGTCCTCCTGGCCCTCAAGGTGCAACAGGTCCTCTGGGCCCGAAGGGCCAGACG GGTGAACCTGGCATCGCTGGCTTCAAAGGTGAACAAGGCCCCAAGGGAGAAACC GGTCCTGCTGGTCCCCAGGGAGCCCCTGGCCCTGCTGGTGAAGAAGGCAAAAGAGGTGCTCGTGGGGAGCCTGGCGGTGCTGGGCCTATCGGTCCCCCTGGAGAAAGA GGTGCTCCTGGCAACCGTGGTTTCCCAGGTCAAGATGGTTTGGCAGGTCCCAAG GGAGCCCCTGGAGAGCGAGGGTCCAGTGGCCTTCCTGGCCCCAAGGGTGCCAACGGTGACCCTGGCCGTCCTGGAGAACCTGGCCTTCCTGGAGCCCGG GGTCTCACTGGTCGCCCTGGTGATGCTGGTCCTCAAGGCAAAGTCGGTCCTTCT GGAGCCCCTGGTGAAGATGGCCGCCCTGGTCCTCCTGGTCCTCAGGGGGCTCGAGGGCAGCCTGGTGTCATGGGTTTCCCTGGTCCCAAAGGTGCCAAT GGTGAACCTGGCAAAGCTGGTGAGAAGGGACTGCCTGGTGCTCCTGGTCTGAGA GGTCTTCCTGGCAAAGATGGTGAGACAGGAGCTGCGGGACCACCCGGACCCTCT GGACCTGCTGGTGAACGAGGCGAACAGGGTGCTCCTGGGCCATCTGGGTTCCAG GGACTTCCTGGCCCTCCTGGTCCCCCAGGTGAAGGTGGAAAGCCAGGTGATCAG GGTGTTCCTGGTGAAGCTGGAGCCCCTGGCCTCGTGGGTCCCAGG GGTGAGCGAGGTTTCCCAGGTGAACGTGGCTCTCCTGGATCCCAGGGACTCCAGGGTCCCCGAGGCCTCCCTGGCACTCCCGGCACTGACGGCCCCAAG ggcGCATCTGGACCAGGCGGCCCCCCTGGAGCTCAGGGCCCCCCAGGTCTGCAGGGGATGCCCGGTGAGAGGGGAGCAGCTGGCATCGCCGGGCCCAAGGGAGACAGG GGTGACGTTGGTGAGAAAGGCCCTGAGGGAGCCCCCGGGAAGGACGGTGGAAGA GGTCTGACGGGTCCCATCGGCCCCCCTGGCCCAGCTGGTGCTaatggtgagaag GGAGAAGTTGGCCCTCCTGGCCCGGCGGGAACTGCTGGTGCTCGTGGCGCCCCG GGTGAACGTGGAGAGACCGGACCTCCCGGCCCCGCTGGATTCGCTGGTCCTCCC GGTGCTGATGGCCAGCCTGGTGCCAAGGGCGAGCAAGGAGAGGCTGGCCAGAAAGGCGATGCTGGTGCCCCCGGTCCTCAGGGCCCCTCGGGAGCACCCGGGCCCCAG gGTCCCACTGGAGTGACTGGTCCTAAAGGAGCCCGAGGTGCTCAAGGCCCCCCG GGAGCCACCGGATTCCCTGGAGCTGCTGGCCGCGTCGGACCCCCAGGCTCCAAT GGTAACCCCGGACCCCCTGGTCCTCCTGGTCCTTCTGGAAAAGATGGTCCCAAAGGCGCTCGAGGAGACAGCGGCCCCCCTGGCCGAGCTGGTGACCCTGGCCTCCAAGGTCCTGCTGGAGCCCCTGGCGAGAAGGGAGAGCCTGGAGACGATGGTCCCTCT GGTCCCGATGGTCCTCCAGGTCCCCAGGGTCTGGCTGGTCAGAGGGGCATCGTTGGTCTGCCGGGGCAGCGTGGTGAGAGAGGATTCCCCGGCTTGCCTGGCCCATCG GGCGAGCCTGGCAAGCAGGGAGCTCCTGGTTCGTCTGGTGACCGTGGTCCGCCTGGCCCTGTGGGACCTCCTGGCCTGACTGGTCCCTCAGGGGAACCTGGGCGAGAG GGAAGCCCTGGTGCTGACGGCCCTCCTGGCAGAGACGGTGCAGCTGGAGTCAAG GGTGAGCGTGGTGAGGCTGGTCCCCTCGGTGCTCCTGGAGCCCCTGGAGCCCCTGGCTCTGCTGGTCCCGCCGGCCCAACTGGCAAGCAGGGAGACCGAGGAGAAACC GGTGCACAAGGCCCCATGGGACCCGCAGGACCGGCTGGAGCCCGAGGAATCGCT GGCCCTCAAGGCCCCCGAGGTGACAAAGGAGAAGCTGGAGAGCCTGGAGAGAGGGGACTGAAGGGACACCGTGGCTTCACTGGCCTGCAGGGTCTGCCCGGCCCTCCT GGTCCTTCTGGAGATCAAGGTGCTTCTGGTCCCGCTGGTCCTTCTGGCCCTAGA GGTCCGCCTGGCCCTGTGGGTCCGTCTGGTAAAGATGGCGCTAATGGAATCCCTGGCCCTATTGGACCTCCTGGTCCCCGTGGACGTTCAGGCGAAACCGGCCCTGCT GGTCCTCCTGGAAGCCCCGGACTCCCTGGCCCTCCAGGCccccctggccctggcatcgacgTGTCGGCCTTTGCTGGCCTCGGCCCGAGAGAGAAGGGCCCCGACCCCCTGCAGTACATGCGGGCTGACGAGGCAGCTGGCAACCTGAGACAGCACGACGTGGAGGTGGATGCCACACTCAAGTCCCTCAACAACCAGATCGAGAGCATCCGCAGCCCCGAGGGCTCCCGCAAGAACCCTGCTCGCACCTGCCGGGACCTGAAACTCTGCCACCCTGAGTGGAAGAGCG GAGACTACTGGATTGACCCCAACCAGGGCTGCACCTTGGATGCCATGAAAGTTTTCTGCAACATGGAGACGGGCCAGACCTGCGTGTACCCCAACCCAGCGAACGTTCCCAAGAAGAACTGGTGGAGCAACAAGAGCAAGGAGAGGAAACATATCTGGTTTGGAGAAACCATCAACGGTGGCTTCCAT